The following proteins are encoded in a genomic region of Flammeovirga agarivorans:
- a CDS encoding nitroreductase family protein, which produces MENFIPYKHDELSKAEMIQSAKDYFEKINKRRSLREFSDRPVDKEVIANVIKAASCAPSGANKQPWMFCAVSDPEVKKKIRIAAEKEEYEGYHGRMSEEWLEDLKPFGTDWNKPFLEKAPWLIVVFKQVYEIDEFGVRHNNYYVNESVGLASGFLLNAIHEAGLVALTHTPSPMNFLAKELSRPANERPFLLIPVGYPEEEATVPNITRKSLEEISQWY; this is translated from the coding sequence GTGGAAAATTTTATACCGTATAAACATGATGAGTTATCCAAAGCAGAGATGATTCAGTCTGCTAAAGATTACTTTGAAAAAATAAATAAAAGAAGATCATTAAGGGAGTTTTCAGACAGACCAGTAGACAAAGAAGTGATTGCTAATGTAATCAAGGCTGCAAGTTGTGCACCATCGGGAGCAAATAAGCAACCTTGGATGTTTTGTGCTGTATCTGATCCTGAGGTAAAAAAGAAAATTCGAATAGCAGCGGAAAAAGAAGAATACGAAGGCTACCATGGTAGAATGAGTGAAGAGTGGTTGGAAGACTTAAAACCATTTGGTACAGATTGGAATAAACCATTCTTAGAAAAAGCTCCATGGTTGATCGTTGTTTTTAAGCAAGTCTATGAAATAGATGAGTTTGGAGTTCGTCATAACAACTATTACGTCAATGAATCTGTAGGTTTAGCAAGTGGATTTTTACTCAATGCTATCCATGAGGCAGGATTAGTAGCGTTAACACATACTCCATCTCCAATGAATTTCTTAGCGAAGGAATTAAGTCGACCTGCTAATGAAAGGCCATTTCTATTAATTCCGGTAGGCTATCCTGAAGAGGAAGCAACAGTACCTAATATTACAAGGAAGTCTTTAGAAGAAATTAGTCA